Proteins encoded by one window of Pyrinomonadaceae bacterium:
- a CDS encoding DUF5916 domain-containing protein, whose protein sequence is MSGTQTFLRVARSALASAFVVCAAFTAQAKSTPTATPAPSPAASPTSSPTDSTAATSPAPVKGRVVLPPEKSQPVTIGRFEKAPVIDGRLDDAVWQSAATFKNFYQTSPGDNTAPSKPTEVMMGYDSKTLYIAFHCFDDPDKVSASIAKRDDVLNGVEDSIRVLLDTFNDQRKAYVLAFNPLGVQMDGIRTEGVNVDFSVDIVMESKGSITSDGYVVEVAIPFKSLRYEAGKGKLWGIQIFRIIQRLNGEQDSWMPISRDTNGLLNQAGKITGFEGISTERTLELIPSLTVSETGKMLPHYLPIPNDPGRMVNEPIKFDLGLTAKYTLNPTSTINLAINPDFAQVEADATVVTTNQRFPIFFQEKRPFFLEGIELFQLPLNVVHTRTIINPLVAAKWVGKQGRTSYGLMVAADRGPGTFTGDERLDSFNFPLLDKKAYIGVLRLTRDVGKESRVGLVATSYNFIEKHNQILGIDGRFKLDKQTTLTLHTVGTTSNRYFRDPELDRTTACASLTGRERSFCQSRLVYRKGNGFGYLAQLDKAGRNLFIQAFAFGRTRDFRSDVGFVRRTNTNENDFYISWNSTPKQKARLVSWNVESFNQLLYDWDGRIQGGQSGAHLFFNFQKQSFFGGGFDDRYEKAYEEEFGAKRTAAQAGAFFGEPTRSSHNKVWFFGGGATPSKKFSMRFFANFGHGALDYDFGGGPKYPRVSPAALQFGQGVALDPGPGFAVDLNGSFTYKPTEKLQLSLNYNKSRLRRYDTNLVAFDDNIYAFRGTYQFTRFWFARARVDYDTLASNVRGQFLLGWTPNPGTAFYAGYNDDLNRNGFNPFTGDLEPGFRRNGRTFFIKMSYLIRKSFGG, encoded by the coding sequence ATGAGTGGCACACAAACTTTTCTCCGGGTTGCCCGATCCGCCCTGGCGTCCGCATTTGTTGTTTGCGCGGCTTTCACCGCTCAAGCGAAATCGACCCCGACTGCCACGCCGGCCCCGTCTCCTGCTGCCTCACCCACTAGTTCGCCGACAGATTCAACGGCCGCGACATCACCCGCACCGGTAAAAGGACGCGTTGTGCTTCCGCCTGAGAAAAGCCAACCGGTTACCATCGGCAGGTTTGAAAAGGCCCCGGTGATCGACGGCCGGCTTGACGATGCCGTGTGGCAAAGCGCTGCCACCTTCAAGAACTTCTATCAAACCAGTCCGGGTGACAATACAGCGCCTTCGAAGCCCACCGAAGTGATGATGGGCTACGATTCAAAGACTCTCTATATCGCGTTTCATTGTTTCGACGACCCTGACAAGGTCAGCGCCTCGATCGCCAAACGCGACGACGTTCTCAACGGGGTCGAGGACAGCATTCGCGTGCTGCTCGACACCTTCAACGACCAGCGGAAGGCGTATGTGCTCGCGTTCAATCCGCTCGGCGTACAGATGGACGGCATTCGCACCGAAGGTGTAAACGTCGATTTCAGCGTCGACATCGTGATGGAGTCGAAAGGGTCGATCACCAGCGATGGCTATGTCGTTGAAGTGGCGATTCCGTTCAAGTCGCTGCGGTACGAAGCCGGCAAGGGGAAACTTTGGGGCATTCAGATCTTTCGCATCATCCAGCGTTTGAACGGCGAGCAGGATTCGTGGATGCCTATCTCGCGCGACACTAACGGGTTGTTGAATCAAGCTGGAAAGATTACCGGGTTCGAAGGCATCTCAACTGAACGCACACTTGAACTGATTCCCAGTCTGACCGTTTCAGAGACCGGCAAGATGCTGCCGCATTACCTTCCGATTCCGAACGATCCGGGCCGGATGGTCAACGAGCCGATCAAATTCGATCTCGGATTGACGGCGAAGTACACGCTGAACCCGACCTCGACAATTAACCTTGCCATCAATCCTGACTTTGCGCAGGTCGAAGCCGACGCGACGGTGGTCACGACCAACCAACGCTTTCCGATTTTCTTTCAGGAGAAACGACCGTTCTTTCTTGAAGGCATCGAACTTTTTCAGTTGCCGCTGAACGTCGTGCACACGCGCACGATCATCAATCCACTCGTGGCCGCAAAGTGGGTGGGCAAGCAAGGGCGCACATCTTACGGTTTGATGGTGGCGGCAGATCGAGGTCCGGGAACATTCACCGGCGACGAGCGACTCGATTCATTCAACTTCCCACTGTTGGACAAGAAGGCCTACATCGGCGTGTTACGCCTGACCCGAGATGTCGGCAAGGAAAGCCGCGTCGGCCTGGTGGCAACCTCATACAACTTTATTGAAAAGCACAACCAGATCCTCGGCATCGACGGCCGGTTCAAGCTCGACAAGCAGACGACCCTCACGCTTCACACGGTGGGCACGACTTCGAATCGTTACTTTCGCGATCCCGAACTCGACCGGACGACCGCCTGCGCCAGCCTGACCGGGCGTGAGCGAAGCTTCTGTCAAAGCCGTCTGGTTTACCGCAAGGGAAACGGTTTCGGTTATCTCGCGCAACTCGACAAGGCGGGTCGCAACCTGTTCATCCAGGCGTTCGCGTTCGGCCGCACGCGCGATTTCCGTTCGGATGTCGGCTTTGTCCGTCGCACCAACACAAACGAGAACGATTTCTACATCTCCTGGAATTCGACTCCGAAACAGAAAGCGCGACTGGTATCGTGGAACGTCGAAAGCTTCAATCAGCTTCTCTACGATTGGGACGGACGAATTCAGGGCGGGCAGTCCGGCGCCCATTTGTTCTTCAATTTCCAAAAGCAATCATTCTTTGGTGGCGGGTTTGACGATCGTTACGAGAAGGCTTACGAGGAAGAATTTGGCGCCAAGCGGACGGCGGCGCAGGCGGGTGCGTTCTTTGGCGAGCCGACCCGATCTTCGCATAACAAGGTTTGGTTCTTCGGCGGCGGCGCCACGCCGAGCAAGAAATTTTCAATGCGCTTCTTCGCCAACTTTGGCCATGGCGCGTTGGATTACGACTTTGGCGGCGGGCCAAAGTATCCGCGCGTGAGTCCGGCGGCGCTTCAATTTGGACAGGGAGTCGCGCTCGATCCGGGACCGGGGTTCGCAGTGGATTTGAACGGCTCCTTCACTTACAAGCCGACCGAGAAATTGCAGCTTTCGTTGAATTACAACAAGTCGCGTCTCCGTCGTTACGACACGAACCTCGTCGCGTTTGACGACAACATTTACGCCTTCCGCGGGACATATCAGTTCACCCGGTTCTGGTTTGCGCGCGCGCGCGTTGACTACGACACGCTGGCATCGAACGTTCGTGGCCAATTCCTGCTGGGCTGGACGCCGAATCCGGGCACTGCTTTCTACGCTGGCTACAACGACGATCTCAATCGCAACGGCTTCAATCCATTTACCGGCGATCTGGAACCGGGGTTTCGTCGCAACGGCCGCACGTTCTTCATCAAGATGTCTTACCTGATTCGGAAGAGCTTCGGCGGATAA
- a CDS encoding cytochrome D1 domain-containing protein produces the protein MRLFNLFRLVICLLAVAAMPTIAAADSGTLLVLNKSDNTVSLINVATNTAVATIPTGAGPHEVAVSPNGKIAVVANYGTQQAPGSSLTVIDVAGKKTLKTIDLGEYRRPHGIEWLRGNEIVVTAEGNKALLVVDIESGKVAAAVTTDQNVSHMVVLARRSNKAFVANIGSGSVTVIDLKTRKKISDLATGAGAEGIDISPDEKEVWVTNRAANTVSVIDVKTLQILATVESKDFPIRVKFAPGGRFVLVSNARSGDVAVFDAVTRKEVRRIPMQLKAAEGATSGQRIFGNQFGQGPVPVGILVASKLSHAFVANTNADIVTMIDLKTWQVAGRLTAGKEPDGLGYSPVTLKP, from the coding sequence ATGCGTCTCTTCAATTTGTTCCGTCTGGTTATTTGTCTTCTCGCCGTCGCGGCGATGCCCACGATCGCGGCTGCCGATTCGGGCACGCTGCTGGTGCTGAACAAATCCGACAACACCGTCTCGCTGATTAACGTCGCGACTAACACCGCCGTGGCCACCATCCCCACCGGCGCCGGTCCGCACGAAGTGGCCGTCTCGCCCAACGGCAAGATCGCGGTCGTCGCAAACTACGGCACTCAGCAGGCTCCGGGAAGTTCTCTGACTGTCATTGATGTTGCCGGCAAGAAGACACTCAAAACGATCGATCTCGGCGAATATCGCCGCCCACATGGCATCGAGTGGTTGCGCGGAAATGAGATCGTCGTCACGGCTGAGGGGAACAAGGCTCTGCTGGTGGTGGACATTGAGAGCGGAAAAGTCGCAGCCGCAGTGACAACCGATCAGAACGTCTCGCACATGGTCGTGCTCGCCCGGCGCAGCAATAAGGCTTTCGTCGCGAACATTGGATCCGGCTCGGTCACGGTCATTGACCTGAAGACGCGTAAGAAGATTTCGGATCTCGCCACGGGTGCCGGCGCCGAAGGCATCGACATCTCACCCGATGAAAAGGAAGTGTGGGTGACAAACCGTGCGGCTAATACCGTCTCAGTGATCGACGTGAAAACGTTGCAGATACTAGCGACGGTCGAGTCAAAAGATTTTCCCATTCGCGTGAAATTCGCGCCCGGAGGCCGTTTCGTTCTGGTCTCAAACGCGCGTTCTGGTGACGTGGCAGTCTTCGACGCCGTGACCAGGAAAGAAGTGCGGCGAATTCCCATGCAATTGAAGGCAGCTGAGGGAGCAACTTCAGGCCAGCGCATTTTTGGGAATCAGTTTGGCCAGGGTCCAGTGCCCGTGGGAATCCTGGTCGCGTCCAAACTCTCGCACGCGTTCGTCGCGAATACCAACGCTGACATCGTGACTATGATCGACCTGAAGACCTGGCAAGTCGCCGGTCGACTGACCGCAGGAAAAGAACCCGATGGGCTGGGCTATTCACCGGTAACGCTCAAGCCGTAA